CCAACGCCTCAACAGCTTTAGATAGTTTACTATTCAGTATTTGGAATTACAATTTGGGAATAGACATTATTCATCTAATAGAAGATAATGAAAAAGAAACTCTGCGAAAAATAGACGAATTACGTGAAAGCTTAAAACACCATGAGGATCATATTGGACTTATAGAATTTTTCACTTTCAAAGCTGATGAAAAACACAACTTATTAGACCATTTGAATTCTGATAAATATATCTATGTAGAGTTAGGGTTGAAAGGGAAAAATCAGAAGAAAGGTTTGGGAGATTTCATTAAATCAGTTTATACAAAAGTCAAAGAGGACATAGTTGTGGTTCCCCCTAGGCGTACCCAAAGCATTGACAATCGCATTGTCTTATTTTTAGAAAAAGAGCACATTAATTACCTCTACCTGATAAGAAGATATTCAAACTTTTTACAATTTAACTTTTGCAGGCTAACCATGATATTCATGTCTTCAGAAGTCTCTAACCAGAGTGAACTTGAAGCCTATGAAAAACAAGTGAAGGAAATCATTCCTGGGCTAAGTAATAAAGTCCATATTCTTAATAAGGAGAAATGCGGTAGTTTACTTTTAAACATGGTTAAAGAAAAGAAACAGGATATTTATGTTTTCTTTTCTAATGATTACTTCAATGACTTAATTTTTAAGTTTCTAGAGGATAGTTTAACCAGTAATGAATTTGATACACCTTTTATGAGACTTTCCACTAGCCCTGAAAGAGTAGAACTATACAAGACTCCCTCAGGAAATGAGGACAGAGTTCGCTTAAAAGATTTCTAAGGCTGGTTTCTCTTTTATAGCTCTTGGCCACAAGTGGGCTCAATACCTTCACCATTATTTCTTAATCCAATCTCAGTCACTCTGCGTTTCTCTCAAGGTTATTAGAGCAACAGTTTATCTCACAGTCTATTAGCCTACCACCTTCTCTTTTCTTCTCGCATCACTTTTTTAGCTATATTTAAATTTCAGACCAAACCCTATAAAATGAAAAAATCACTTTTTGCCCTTTGTTTACTCATAGCTCCATTTATTGCTATTCAAGCCCAGACTTTTAATGCTCCCGAAGGAAGCCATATTAATGTGGATGGCGAACTTAAGAAGTGGCATAAGGTTACCTTAATTTTTGATGGACCTGAGACTTCTGAAACAAATGATTATAATCCGTTCTTGAATTATAGACTTAATGTGACTTTTACCCATCCTGCTTCTGGGAAGTCTTATAAGGTTCCAGGTTATTTTGCGGCAGATGGAAATGCAGGTATGAGTTCTGCTACTTCTGGTAATAAATGGAAAGTTCATTTTGCACCAGATGAAATTGGAGCATGGAAATATGCCGTAGAGTTCAAAAAAGGAAAATGGGCCGCCATTCGCACCAGAACTACAAATGTACCGAGTGCTGAATTTATGGATAATGCAGAGGGAGATTTTACCATTGCCAAATCAGATAAAATAGGAAGAGACTTCAGAGCTCATGGCAGACTCCAATATGTGGGTGAAGGCTATTTGAAATTTGCGGAAACAGGTAAATACTTTTATAAAGCAGGTCCAGATGCTCCTGAAAATTTCCTTGCATATACAGGTTTTGATGGAGATTTTGGTACAGATGGGCATAAAGACAATTTGGTTAAAAGTTGGTCTGCCCACCTAAAAGACTGGAAAGAAGGAGACCCTACATGGACAGGAGGTAGAGGAAAGGAAATGATAGGAGCTTTAAATTATTTGGCTTCTAAGGGCATGAATGCCGTTTCATTTTTGACAAACAATATAAAAGGCGACGATCAAAATGTTTTCCCTTACGTTGATTATGACACCTATGACCGGTTTGATTGCTCTAAATTAGACCAATGGGAAATGGTGTTTACGTATGCTCAAATGCAAGGAATATTTTTGCACTTTAAAACCTTTGAAGCCGAAAACCAAGGTTTGCTAGATAACGGTGGTGTAGGTGCATTGACAAAACTTTATTACCGTGAATTGGTAGCTCGTTTTGGACATCATTTGGCTCTTAATTGGAATTTATGTGAAGAAACAGGCGACTGGGGTAATTTTGATAGTTCACCCACAATGCCGCTTTATGAAACAGAAAGACGTGCTTTGGCACAATGTGTTTATGATATTGACCCTTATCATCATCATTTAGTTATACATAACGGAAATTGGTTTACGCCTATGTATGGAGAGCAGTCTAAACTAACAGGGGCTTCTCTACAAACAAACCGTGAAGATTTCGCCAATGTAAACCCACAAGTTAAAAGAGTGAAAGACGAAGCTAAGGCCGCAGGTAAAATTTGGGCGGTGGCTGTTGATGAACCTGGTGACGCACAGCACGCCTTAATAACTGACCAAGAAAACCCAGACCATTTTAATGCCAGAACAAATGCCTTATGGGGAGCTATGCTTGCCGGAGCTTGGGGTACCGAATGGTATTTTGGATATAAACATCCACACTCCGATCTATCTTGTGAAGACTATAGAAGTAGAGACTTATTCTGGGACATGGCGAATATTTGCATTCGTTTTTTTGAGGAACATGATTTCCCTGTGAATGAAATGAGTTCTCAGAACAATCTGATTTCGTCGGAGGGTGATTTTTGCTTTGCTAAAGCAGGAGATACCTATATTGTTTTATTAAAAAAAGGAGAAAAAAGTAATTTGAATCTAGAGGGCCAGAAAGGAGAGTACGCCGTGCATTGGTTTAATCCAAGAACTGGAGGAGTGCTCCAAAACGGCTCTTTGAAAACCATAAGGGGAGGCACACAGGTCGCCCTTGGCTTACCTCCATCTGATAGCGGTAAAGATTGGATTGTGGTAGTGAAGAAAAAGTTATAGTTCGTTTTCCAGAGCTTTCTACACCTAAGAATGCTCTGCAAAATATAAAACAGATGCTCCATCATGGGGGCATCAAGCTCTAAAGTTGTCTTAAAGAAGTATAGATTTTGATGACCTATATTTATTCCAAAGAGAACAAAAAAATAGCAGTTCGTGCAGAAAGTAAAATCATTCCTTATTCTATTCTTTTTTAGCTTATCCACCTGTTTTTCTCAGTCGGAGATTAGTGCAGAGCTTTTGAAGGAAGACTTAAGTATTTTGAAGTTTAATTTGGAGCATATTCATGCTGGTTTTTACACTTATACCAATAAGCCAATCATGGATGAAGAGTTTGACAGGTTGCGGTATTCCCTCACTCAGCCCATGTCTTCCATTGCGTTTTATAGAAAGTTAATTGACCTCAATAAATTCATTAGAAATGGGCATACTAATATTATGCCCAATGCGGCCTATGAAAAAGCCATTAAACAGTCCTTTACCTTATTGCCCCTGGAGGTCTATTTTGACAAAAACACACTATATATTTTAAAGAATAACTCTGCCGATAGCTCGATAAAAGAGGGAAGCCAGATTATAACAATTAATGGCGAAAATGCAGTAGAGCTATTTAAAGAAATATCGGAGAAAATGCCACGCGATGGTTACAACACTACTTTCCCTGAAAAGATTACCAACCTTTCTTTTAATGAATTATATGCCTCCATTAAAGGTGTTAGTGCTATGTATAAACTGGAGTTGATTTCACCTAATGGGGAGATTGTAAGTTTGGACTTAAAAGGACTTACTAAGGAGCTTATCAAAAAGAACAAATGGGAAAGGTATCAGGATGACGGCTCTTGGTGGGGCATGCGAGAGCAACCTGTCTTAAAGCTTAATATTGACAAAGAAGCGGCAGTTATGGGCGTTCAAACTTTCTCCATTTATTATGCTAAAAAAGTGAAGCAAAACTTCAAAAAGTTCTTTGACGAGTCATTTGCTCAGCTAGAAAAAGCGAAGGTTAAACATCTTATTATAGACCTCAGAGACAATGGAGGAGGCGACGAACAACCGACCTTAGAACTGTTCTCTCATTTGACCGAGCAGCCTTTTACCTTTTACGAGGATATGTATACCATCACAAACAAAATCCCTAACCCTAAGTTTTACAATCTTAATGGTTTTTATATGAATGCTTTGTATCCTATTTTCAAATTAAAAAAGAACGAAGACAGATATTCCATAAAAGGGATTCCTGGAATGAAGACTTTCAAACCTGCCGATTCTGTTTTTAAAGGAAAAGTTTACGTACTGACCAATGGTCATTCATTTTCAGCGACTGGCGAAATAACTTCTTTTATAAAAAATGCCAACAGAGCTACTTTCATTGGTGAAGAAGTAGGCGGAAATACCAATCAAAACGTAAGTGGAACTACCGGAACCCTCACTTTACCAAATTCTAAAGTCAGAGTAAGAATTCCGATAGAATTATTTAAGCTGAATGTAAACCACCTCGATTCAATGCATGGTGTAATACCAGATTATACTGTCAGAAACTCTATTCAAGACGAACTGGAAGGAAATGACAGTGTTATGAATTTTGCTTTAAAACTTATTGCCAAGCAAAAATAAGTATCTGAATTTATAGATTCTATCACTATCTCAAAGCCAGAATATGGACAACACAATCAAGGATATTAACTACTAAAGAGGATATACGTAAAAGCAGCTTTCTTTTTGTTTCAAAGATAACTTGTACTAGATTTGAGAAGCACCGCATCATCCCACAGAGGGAAGAAAAGAGTGCAAAATCTCAAATGCCTGCCAATTGACAGACCGAGAGATTTCAAACATCGAATACAACACCCTAACAAATAATACCTTTCTAAAATGAAGCGACATACCTATAAGAAATTAGCCTTCCTAGTATCCTTTATATTTTTAAGCGGCATAGCCATTTCGCAAGACTCACAAAAACCCTTTAAAGTTATCACGTATAACATTTGGAATGGATTTGATTGGGGAAAAGATAATGACAGGAAAGAGAAACTAACAACTTGGGTCAAATCTCAACAGCCTGATGTATTGGCACTTCAAGAACTGTGCGGCTATACGCAAGAAATGCTTTTAGAAGATGCTAAAAAATGGGGGCACAACTATGCTGAAATTTTAAAAACTTCTGGATATCCGGTTGGTATAACATCCAATCAACCCATCGAGGTAAAAGAAAAATTGCTTGAAAATATGCATCATGGTGCATTGCACTGCAGCGTGGCTGATATAGACTTTTTCATTATTCATTTTTCACCTTTTAGCTTTCTTAAAAGACATGAAGAGTCTAAAATTATTTTAGATAAACTATCTAAACTGCCTATAAAACAGGAGAAATACTTAGTCTTAGGCGACTTTAATGCTTTCTCCCCTCATGACGCAGATTTATACAAAAACAGCAATACGTTGCTTGAATCCATGCAAGCTGCAGAAAAAGAGCATGATCATATTAGGAATTTAATAAATGGCAAAATGGAGTATGGGGTAATTGGCTCTCTTTTGGGTTATCCCTTAATCGATATAACTCAAAGGTATACCTCAGGCATGAACGAAAGGTTTAGCTGCCCAACTCAAGTTTTTGAAACAGAAAAAAGAAGTGAAAAAACAAAACGTATAGACTATATTTTAGTATCTCCCTCACTGGCTGAGAAATGCATAAATGCCAAAGTATTTAATCAAAACGAAACCTATTATTTGTCAGACCATTATCCAGTAATGGCTGAGTTTAGTTTTTAACACCAACTTACAAAACCTACCTTTTAGGCTTTTTTATCAACAGTATCATCAAAATGAGATTATTTAAAATATGCGGTCTGTTATTCTTCTGTCTAATAGCAGAAACGCAAGCACAAAATAATACCTTCAAAGTAATGTCTTGGAACATCTTGCATGGAGCCAATGACATTGAAAATGGGCAGGAAAATGCTATTAAAATCATAAGAGAAATCAACCCTGATGTCCTTTTGATGGTCGAGACCTATGGCTCGGGCAAATTGATTGCTCAAACTTTAGGCTATAACTTTCATCTTATTGCCGCCGAAGGCACTCCTTTAGATGACAAGCGTGTAAACTTATCCATCTATTCCAAATACCCTTTTGGGAATAGAATTGACACAAAACATCCATTCTATTTGGGCGGTATTGAGATTGTAATTGCCAATAAAAAGATACGTTTTTTTTCTAATTGGTTTCACTATTTGCCTTGGAGTGATGAACCTGAAAAAATGGGCAAATCAGCGGAAGAATTATTAACATGGGAACAAACTGGTTCTAGGTATGAAATGATTCAAAAGGTACTTCCTTATTTGGAAAAATATACGCAGGAAACAGATTCTATTCCAATGGTTTTTGGTGGAGACATGAATTCTCCATCCCATAAGGACTGGGGAAATGAAACAAAAGAGCTACATAATGGTTTGGTAGTGCCGTGGTATGCCACAAAGGTCTTGGAAAAATTAGGACTTATTGACTCCTACAGGGAAGTTAATCCTAACCCTATTAAATTCCCTGGAATTACGTGGGATACTAAAGGCAAAAATGACGCACATAGGATAGACTATATTTTTCATAAAGGAAAATCAATTCGACCTATAAAATCAGATTCTTATAATGCTTTTCTGAACGAACCATTCTCTATAAATAACAAAGAAATAAGGTATCCCTCAGACCATGGGATTGTAGTTACTACGTATGAGATTCTTTAGTCTACTAGTTATGCTGCTATTCCGAAGTAGGCTTCAAAAGCACAATTAGAATTTAATCAGAATTTTTGAGTATAGTTTTTTTTGAGAAATGAATGGTTTAAGATAAAGATTAGCTGAAATTACCCAGAGTCCTCAATGACACCTGCTAGAGGAAATTATTTGAGATAGTATGCTTAGTTCTCTCAAATGGAACTATTCTCTTTTTTGAAGATGACGTTAAGATTTTAATATCGCCCATTCTAAGAACTCTTTCCCTTTTTGAGTCAGCACAACATACTGATTACTATGTTCATACAATTCTAAAAAACCTAGAGCTATCGCAATATGAACATTAGGAATTCTATCTTTCTTAATTTCATTATTCATTAATAAATCTTTACCTCTATCTATAAAGTCATTTAACTTTCCAGAATGCCATAAATCTTCAAAAGTAGGTGTTCTAGAAGGAGTATTCTTAATAACATTATCCTCTTCATTTACTTCTTTAATTTCTTTTTTATTATCCATTTCGATATAAAGAGCCTTTATTTCCTCCTCTAACTCCTTAATTTGAAGCTTACTTTTAGTTTCGTAGTTTTCAAATTCGGCATCTTTACTTCTTAATTCTCTTTTTAATTCTCTTGATTGCTCAGAGGTTAACAACTGCCTATCTTCAAAATAGTTCTTATCATTAGTTCTAGTCTTTTGAAACTTCAATCCAAGCCTATAAGCAGCATTGGCCAAAAAAGGTACTAAAATAAGTAGAACAGCAGTTGAGGCAATTGGATAGAAAGCAAGAAAATCCCATGTCAAATATTCCCTTTCTATATACTTAACCTTATTCTGTCCT
This sequence is a window from Arcticibacterium luteifluviistationis. Protein-coding genes within it:
- a CDS encoding DUF5060 domain-containing protein, which produces MKKSLFALCLLIAPFIAIQAQTFNAPEGSHINVDGELKKWHKVTLIFDGPETSETNDYNPFLNYRLNVTFTHPASGKSYKVPGYFAADGNAGMSSATSGNKWKVHFAPDEIGAWKYAVEFKKGKWAAIRTRTTNVPSAEFMDNAEGDFTIAKSDKIGRDFRAHGRLQYVGEGYLKFAETGKYFYKAGPDAPENFLAYTGFDGDFGTDGHKDNLVKSWSAHLKDWKEGDPTWTGGRGKEMIGALNYLASKGMNAVSFLTNNIKGDDQNVFPYVDYDTYDRFDCSKLDQWEMVFTYAQMQGIFLHFKTFEAENQGLLDNGGVGALTKLYYRELVARFGHHLALNWNLCEETGDWGNFDSSPTMPLYETERRALAQCVYDIDPYHHHLVIHNGNWFTPMYGEQSKLTGASLQTNREDFANVNPQVKRVKDEAKAAGKIWAVAVDEPGDAQHALITDQENPDHFNARTNALWGAMLAGAWGTEWYFGYKHPHSDLSCEDYRSRDLFWDMANICIRFFEEHDFPVNEMSSQNNLISSEGDFCFAKAGDTYIVLLKKGEKSNLNLEGQKGEYAVHWFNPRTGGVLQNGSLKTIRGGTQVALGLPPSDSGKDWIVVVKKKL
- a CDS encoding S41 family peptidase — translated: MQKVKSFLILFFFSLSTCFSQSEISAELLKEDLSILKFNLEHIHAGFYTYTNKPIMDEEFDRLRYSLTQPMSSIAFYRKLIDLNKFIRNGHTNIMPNAAYEKAIKQSFTLLPLEVYFDKNTLYILKNNSADSSIKEGSQIITINGENAVELFKEISEKMPRDGYNTTFPEKITNLSFNELYASIKGVSAMYKLELISPNGEIVSLDLKGLTKELIKKNKWERYQDDGSWWGMREQPVLKLNIDKEAAVMGVQTFSIYYAKKVKQNFKKFFDESFAQLEKAKVKHLIIDLRDNGGGDEQPTLELFSHLTEQPFTFYEDMYTITNKIPNPKFYNLNGFYMNALYPIFKLKKNEDRYSIKGIPGMKTFKPADSVFKGKVYVLTNGHSFSATGEITSFIKNANRATFIGEEVGGNTNQNVSGTTGTLTLPNSKVRVRIPIELFKLNVNHLDSMHGVIPDYTVRNSIQDELEGNDSVMNFALKLIAKQK
- a CDS encoding endonuclease/exonuclease/phosphatase family protein, translated to MKRHTYKKLAFLVSFIFLSGIAISQDSQKPFKVITYNIWNGFDWGKDNDRKEKLTTWVKSQQPDVLALQELCGYTQEMLLEDAKKWGHNYAEILKTSGYPVGITSNQPIEVKEKLLENMHHGALHCSVADIDFFIIHFSPFSFLKRHEESKIILDKLSKLPIKQEKYLVLGDFNAFSPHDADLYKNSNTLLESMQAAEKEHDHIRNLINGKMEYGVIGSLLGYPLIDITQRYTSGMNERFSCPTQVFETEKRSEKTKRIDYILVSPSLAEKCINAKVFNQNETYYLSDHYPVMAEFSF
- a CDS encoding endonuclease/exonuclease/phosphatase family protein, which produces MRLFKICGLLFFCLIAETQAQNNTFKVMSWNILHGANDIENGQENAIKIIREINPDVLLMVETYGSGKLIAQTLGYNFHLIAAEGTPLDDKRVNLSIYSKYPFGNRIDTKHPFYLGGIEIVIANKKIRFFSNWFHYLPWSDEPEKMGKSAEELLTWEQTGSRYEMIQKVLPYLEKYTQETDSIPMVFGGDMNSPSHKDWGNETKELHNGLVVPWYATKVLEKLGLIDSYREVNPNPIKFPGITWDTKGKNDAHRIDYIFHKGKSIRPIKSDSYNAFLNEPFSINNKEIRYPSDHGIVVTTYEIL